A window from Citrus sinensis cultivar Valencia sweet orange chromosome 5, DVS_A1.0, whole genome shotgun sequence encodes these proteins:
- the LOC102620421 gene encoding cysteine-rich receptor-like protein kinase 10 isoform X6 gives MNVILVFVTALSVQISLTKADDKPTYIYQNCPSTNFTPNSAYQSNLNLLLSTLRSNATRGSSDKFSKGFYNTTTGHEPNKVYGLFLCRGDFGAETCQNCVSVATSDTAQLCPFGKENTIGYEECLLRYSNISFFSVLDTSFRLSQWNVENSPSRSFDQFVWNSMNETVNQALSTTKMFATVKKNYTASQTLYSLVQCTPDLSRDDCSSCLRLAISPLNGCCSIKIGGRVMYPSCNFRYELYQFYNDTSNGTLPPVFFYPPSPGSLTSSRGGKGKKATWIAIGTITPTITLFILLGSFFWCRRRRNKAKKAIKKQELYTREGRIGDDESNDTLGGEAQGESHQEFPIFPLGLALEATNHFSHENKLGEGGFGPVYKGILADGKEIAVKRLSRSSGQGRQEFKNEVTLIAKLQHKNLVRLLGCCLDGNELLLIYEYMPNKSLDLFLFDSTRGAQLDWNRRICIINGIARGLLYLHEDSRLRIIHRDLKTSNILLDHEMNPKISDFGMARIFGGNQNEANTNRVVGTYGYMAPEYAMEGVFSVKSDAFSFGVLLLEITWKLWCKGEALELMDPVLKQSCVGTELLKYIHIGLLCVQEDPARRPSMSSVVVMLANDTLTLPPPTQPPFSVGRMVASSGPFPISDSKICSINDITLSNVYPR, from the exons ATGAATGTGATCCTCGTCTTTGTTACCGCGCTAAGCGTTCAAATCAGCCTCACAAAGGCAGATGATAAGCCTACTTACATTTATCAAAATTGCCCCAGCACAAATTTTACTCCAAACAGCGCTTACCAATCCAACCTCAATCTCCTGCTCTCTACTCTTCGGTCTAACGCCACCCGCGGCAGCAGCGACAAATTTTCCAAAGGATTCTACAACACTACTACAGGCCATGAACCCAACAAGGTCTACGGTCTCTTTCTCTGTCGTGGTGATTTTGGTGCGGAAACCTGCCAAAATTGTGTCAGTGTTGCTACCTCAGATACAGCCCAACTCTGTCCTTTCGGAAAGGAGAATACAATTGGGTACGAAGAGTGCCTTTTACGTTATTCgaacatttctttcttttcagtCCTGGACACCTCGTTCAGACTCTCCCAATGGAATGTAGAAAATTCTCCAAGTAGGTCATTTGACCAGTTCGTGTGGAATTCGATGAACGAAACAGTAAATCAGGCTCTAAGTACTACCAAAATGTTTGCTAcggtaaagaaaaattatacaGCCTCTCAAACGCTATACAGCCTCGTTCAGTGCACGCCGGACTTGTCAAGGGATGACTGTAGCAGCTGTCTTCGTTTAGCTATTTCACCCTTGAACGGATGCTGTAGCATTAAGATAGGAGGAAGAGTGATGTATCCCAGTTGCAACTTCCGATATGAGCTGTACCAGTTTTATAATGATACGTCGAACGGGACACTGCCGCCTGTGTTTTTTTATCCGCCGTCTCCTGGTTCTTTAACAAGCTCTAGAG GAGGCAAAGGAAAGAAAGCAACATGGATTGCAATTGGCACAATTACACCAACAATTACTCTATTCATACTGTTgggttcttttttttggtgCAGGAGGAGAAGAAATAAAg CgaagaaagcaataaaaaaacaagaacTTTATACGAGAGAAGGTAGAATTGGGGATGACGAGTCAAACGATACATTAGGTGGAGAGGCGCAAGGGGAATCTCATCAAGAGTTCCCAATCTTCCCATTAGGTCTAGCGCTCGAGGCTACAAACCATTTCTCTCATGAAAATAAGCTTGGAGAAGGTGGTTTCGGCCCTGTGTACAAG GGTATATTAGCGGATGGGAAGGAAATTGCAGTAAAGCGGCTCTCAAGATCATCCGGCCAAGGGAGACAAGAGTTCAAGAATGAAGTTACTTTAATCGCCAAATTACAACACAAAAATCTTGTGAGACTACTGGGATGCTGTTTAGATGGAAATGAACTGCTGCTCATCTATGAATATATGCCCAACAAAAGCCTTGATCTCTTCCTTTTTG ATTCAACTAGGGGTGCACAATTGGATTGGAACAGACGCATATGCATCATTAATGGAATTGCTCGAGGCCTTTTGTATTTGCACGAGGATTCTCGACTCAGGATTATTCATCGAGATCTTAAAACTAGTAATATCTTGTTGGATCATGAGATGAACCCCAAGATATCAGACTTTGGAATGGCAAGAATCTTTGGTGGCAATCAAAATGAAGCTAATACTAATAGAGTTGTTGGAACATA TGGATATATGGCACCTGAATACGCAATGGAAGGAGTTTTTTCAGTAAAATCAGATGCTTTTAGTTTCGGAGTTCTTCTTCTAGAGATT ACATGGAAATTATGGTGTAAAGGAGAAGCTCTGGAGCTGATGGATCCAGTACTCAAGCAGTCATGCGTGGGCACTGAACTTCtgaaatatatacatattggATTGTTGTGCGTTCAGGAAGACCCAGCCCGCAGACCTAGCATGTCATCTGTGGTTGTAATGTTGGCGAATGATACATTAACACTTCCTCCTCCAACCCAGCCTCCATTTTCTGTTGGCCGAATGGTTGCTAGTTCTGGTCCATTCCCTATTTCAGATTCTAAAATTTGCTCTATTAATGACATTACTCTTTCAAATGTGTATCCTCGTTGA
- the LOC102620421 gene encoding cysteine-rich receptor-like protein kinase 10 isoform X5: MNVILVFVTALSVQISLTKADDKPTYIYQNCPSTNFTPNSAYQSNLNLLLSTLRSNATRGSSDKFSKGFYNTTTGHEPNKVYGLFLCRGDFGAETCQNCVSVATSDTAQLCPFGKENTIGYEECLLRYSNISFFSVLDTSFRLSQWNVENSPSRSFDQFVWNSMNETVNQALSTTKMFATVKKNYTASQTLYSLVQCTPDLSRDDCSSCLRLAISPLNGCCSIKIGGRVMYPSCNFRYELYQFYNDTSNGTLPPVFFYPPSPGSLTSSRGGKGKKATWIAIGTITPTITLFILLGSFFWCRRRRNKAKKAIKKQELYTREGRIGDDESNDTLGGEAQGESHQEFPIFPLGLALEATNHFSHENKLGEGGFGPVYKGILADGKEIAVKRLSRSSGQGRQEFKNEVTLIAKLQHKNLVRLLGCCLDGNELLLIYEYMPNKSLDLFLFDSTRGAQLDWNRRICIINGIARGLLYLHEDSRLRIIHRDLKTSNILLDHEMNPKISDFGMARIFGGNQNEANTNRVVGTYGYMAPEYAMEGVFSIKSDVFSFGVLLEIVSGKRNSGFYLSEDGHSLLTYTWKLWCKGEALELMDPVLKQSCVGTELLKYIHIGLLCVQEDPARRPSMSSVVVMLANDTLTLPPPTQPPFSVGRMVASSGPFPISDSKICSINDITLSNVYPR; this comes from the exons ATGAATGTGATCCTCGTCTTTGTTACCGCGCTAAGCGTTCAAATCAGCCTCACAAAGGCAGATGATAAGCCTACTTACATTTATCAAAATTGCCCCAGCACAAATTTTACTCCAAACAGCGCTTACCAATCCAACCTCAATCTCCTGCTCTCTACTCTTCGGTCTAACGCCACCCGCGGCAGCAGCGACAAATTTTCCAAAGGATTCTACAACACTACTACAGGCCATGAACCCAACAAGGTCTACGGTCTCTTTCTCTGTCGTGGTGATTTTGGTGCGGAAACCTGCCAAAATTGTGTCAGTGTTGCTACCTCAGATACAGCCCAACTCTGTCCTTTCGGAAAGGAGAATACAATTGGGTACGAAGAGTGCCTTTTACGTTATTCgaacatttctttcttttcagtCCTGGACACCTCGTTCAGACTCTCCCAATGGAATGTAGAAAATTCTCCAAGTAGGTCATTTGACCAGTTCGTGTGGAATTCGATGAACGAAACAGTAAATCAGGCTCTAAGTACTACCAAAATGTTTGCTAcggtaaagaaaaattatacaGCCTCTCAAACGCTATACAGCCTCGTTCAGTGCACGCCGGACTTGTCAAGGGATGACTGTAGCAGCTGTCTTCGTTTAGCTATTTCACCCTTGAACGGATGCTGTAGCATTAAGATAGGAGGAAGAGTGATGTATCCCAGTTGCAACTTCCGATATGAGCTGTACCAGTTTTATAATGATACGTCGAACGGGACACTGCCGCCTGTGTTTTTTTATCCGCCGTCTCCTGGTTCTTTAACAAGCTCTAGAG GAGGCAAAGGAAAGAAAGCAACATGGATTGCAATTGGCACAATTACACCAACAATTACTCTATTCATACTGTTgggttcttttttttggtgCAGGAGGAGAAGAAATAAAg CgaagaaagcaataaaaaaacaagaacTTTATACGAGAGAAGGTAGAATTGGGGATGACGAGTCAAACGATACATTAGGTGGAGAGGCGCAAGGGGAATCTCATCAAGAGTTCCCAATCTTCCCATTAGGTCTAGCGCTCGAGGCTACAAACCATTTCTCTCATGAAAATAAGCTTGGAGAAGGTGGTTTCGGCCCTGTGTACAAG GGTATATTAGCGGATGGGAAGGAAATTGCAGTAAAGCGGCTCTCAAGATCATCCGGCCAAGGGAGACAAGAGTTCAAGAATGAAGTTACTTTAATCGCCAAATTACAACACAAAAATCTTGTGAGACTACTGGGATGCTGTTTAGATGGAAATGAACTGCTGCTCATCTATGAATATATGCCCAACAAAAGCCTTGATCTCTTCCTTTTTG ATTCAACTAGGGGTGCACAATTGGATTGGAACAGACGCATATGCATCATTAATGGAATTGCTCGAGGCCTTTTGTATTTGCACGAGGATTCTCGACTCAGGATTATTCATCGAGATCTTAAAACTAGTAATATCTTGTTGGATCATGAGATGAACCCCAAGATATCAGACTTTGGAATGGCAAGAATCTTTGGTGGCAATCAAAATGAAGCTAATACTAATAGAGTTGTTGGAACATA TGGATATATGGCACCCGAATATGCAATGGAAGGagtattttcaataaaatcagATGTTTTTAGTTTCGGAGTTCTTCTAGAGATTGTAAGTGGAAAAAGGAACAGTGGATTTTATCTTTCGGAAGACGGTCACAGCCTCCTTACTTAT ACATGGAAATTATGGTGTAAAGGAGAAGCTCTGGAGCTGATGGATCCAGTACTCAAGCAGTCATGCGTGGGCACTGAACTTCtgaaatatatacatattggATTGTTGTGCGTTCAGGAAGACCCAGCCCGCAGACCTAGCATGTCATCTGTGGTTGTAATGTTGGCGAATGATACATTAACACTTCCTCCTCCAACCCAGCCTCCATTTTCTGTTGGCCGAATGGTTGCTAGTTCTGGTCCATTCCCTATTTCAGATTCTAAAATTTGCTCTATTAATGACATTACTCTTTCAAATGTGTATCCTCGTTGA
- the LOC102620421 gene encoding cysteine-rich receptor-like protein kinase 10 isoform X4, translated as MNVILVFVTALSVQISLTKADDKPTYIYQNCPSTNFTPNSAYQSNLNLLLSTLRSNATRGSSDKFSKGFYNTTTGHEPNKVYGLFLCRGDFGAETCQNCVSVATSDTAQLCPFGKENTIGYEECLLRYSNISFFSVLDTSFRLSQWNVENSPSRSFDQFVWNSMNETVNQALSTTKMFATVKKNYTASQTLYSLVQCTPDLSRDDCSSCLRLAISPLNGCCSIKIGGRVMYPSCNFRYELYQFYNDTSNGTLPPVFFYPPSPGSLTSSRGGKGKKATWIAIGTITPTITLFILLGSFFWCRRRRNKAKKAIKKQELYTREGRIGDDESNDTLGGEAQGESHQEFPIFPLGLALEATNHFSHENKLGEGGFGPVYKGILADGKEIAVKRLSRSSGQGRQEFKNEVTLIAKLQHKNLVRLLGCCLDGNELLLIYEYMPNKSLDLFLFDSTRGAQLDWNRRICIINGIARGLLYLHEDSRLRIIHRDLKTSNILLDHEMNPKISDFGMARIFGGNQNEANTNRVVGTYGYMAPEYAMEGVFSIKSDVFSFGVLLEIVSGKRNSGFYLSEDGHSLLTYTWKLWCEGEALELMDPVLKQSCVGAELLKYIHIGLLCVQEDPARRPSMSSVVVMLASDTITLPPPTQPAFSVGRMVASSGPFFSSDSKFCSINEITLSSVYPR; from the exons ATGAATGTGATCCTCGTCTTTGTTACCGCGCTAAGCGTTCAAATCAGCCTCACAAAGGCAGATGATAAGCCTACTTACATTTATCAAAATTGCCCCAGCACAAATTTTACTCCAAACAGCGCTTACCAATCCAACCTCAATCTCCTGCTCTCTACTCTTCGGTCTAACGCCACCCGCGGCAGCAGCGACAAATTTTCCAAAGGATTCTACAACACTACTACAGGCCATGAACCCAACAAGGTCTACGGTCTCTTTCTCTGTCGTGGTGATTTTGGTGCGGAAACCTGCCAAAATTGTGTCAGTGTTGCTACCTCAGATACAGCCCAACTCTGTCCTTTCGGAAAGGAGAATACAATTGGGTACGAAGAGTGCCTTTTACGTTATTCgaacatttctttcttttcagtCCTGGACACCTCGTTCAGACTCTCCCAATGGAATGTAGAAAATTCTCCAAGTAGGTCATTTGACCAGTTCGTGTGGAATTCGATGAACGAAACAGTAAATCAGGCTCTAAGTACTACCAAAATGTTTGCTAcggtaaagaaaaattatacaGCCTCTCAAACGCTATACAGCCTCGTTCAGTGCACGCCGGACTTGTCAAGGGATGACTGTAGCAGCTGTCTTCGTTTAGCTATTTCACCCTTGAACGGATGCTGTAGCATTAAGATAGGAGGAAGAGTGATGTATCCCAGTTGCAACTTCCGATATGAGCTGTACCAGTTTTATAATGATACGTCGAACGGGACACTGCCGCCTGTGTTTTTTTATCCGCCGTCTCCTGGTTCTTTAACAAGCTCTAGAG GAGGCAAAGGAAAGAAAGCAACATGGATTGCAATTGGCACAATTACACCAACAATTACTCTATTCATACTGTTgggttcttttttttggtgCAGGAGGAGAAGAAATAAAg CgaagaaagcaataaaaaaacaagaacTTTATACGAGAGAAGGTAGAATTGGGGATGACGAGTCAAACGATACATTAGGTGGAGAGGCGCAAGGGGAATCTCATCAAGAGTTCCCAATCTTCCCATTAGGTCTAGCGCTCGAGGCTACAAACCATTTCTCTCATGAAAATAAGCTTGGAGAAGGTGGTTTCGGCCCTGTGTACAAG GGTATATTAGCGGATGGGAAGGAAATTGCAGTAAAGCGGCTCTCAAGATCATCCGGCCAAGGGAGACAAGAGTTCAAGAATGAAGTTACTTTAATCGCCAAATTACAACACAAAAATCTTGTGAGACTACTGGGATGCTGTTTAGATGGAAATGAACTGCTGCTCATCTATGAATATATGCCCAACAAAAGCCTTGATCTCTTCCTTTTTG ATTCAACTAGGGGTGCACAATTGGATTGGAACAGACGCATATGCATCATTAATGGAATTGCTCGAGGCCTTTTGTATTTGCACGAGGATTCTCGACTCAGGATTATTCATCGAGATCTTAAAACTAGTAATATCTTGTTGGATCATGAGATGAACCCCAAGATATCAGACTTTGGAATGGCAAGAATCTTTGGTGGCAATCAAAATGAAGCTAATACTAATAGAGTTGTTGGAACATA TGGATATATGGCACCCGAATATGCAATGGAAGGagtattttcaataaaatcagATGTTTTTAGTTTCGGAGTTCTTCTAGAGATTGTAAGTGGAAAAAGGAACAGTGGATTTTATCTTTCGGAAGACGGTCACAGCCTCCTTACTTAT ACATGGAAATTATGGTGTGAAGGAGAAGCTCTGGAGCTGATGGATCCAGTACTCAAGCAGTCATGCGTGGGCGCTGAACTTCtgaaatatatacatattggATTGTTGTGTGTTCAGGAAGACCCAGCCCGCAGACCTAGCATGTCATCTGTGGTTGTAATGTTGGCGAGTGATACAATAACACTTCCTCCACCAACCCAGCCTGCATTTTCTGTTGGCCGAATGGTTGCTAGTTCTGGTCCATTCTTTTCATCAGATTCTAAATTTTGCTCTATTAATGAGATTACTCTTTCAAGTGTGTATCCTCGTTGA
- the LOC102620421 gene encoding cysteine-rich receptor-like protein kinase 10 isoform X1 has protein sequence MNVILVFVTALSVQISLTKADDKPTYIYQNCPSTNFTPNSAYQSNLNLLLSTLRSNATRGSSDKFSKGFYNTTTGHEPNKVYGLFLCRGDFGAETCQNCVSVATSDTAQLCPFGKENTIGYEECLLRYSNISFFSVLDTSFRLSQWNVENSPSRSFDQFVWNSMNETVNQALSTTKMFATVKKNYTASQTLYSLVQCTPDLSRDDCSSCLRLAISPLNGCCSIKIGGRVMYPSCNFRYELYQFYNDTSNGTLPPVFFYPPSPGSLTSSRGGKGKKATWIAIGTITPTITLFILLGSFFWCRRRRNKAKKAIKKQELYTREGRIGDDESNDTLGGEAQGESHQEFPIFPLGLALEATNHFSHENKLGEGGFGPVYKGILADGKEIAVKRLSRSSGQGRQEFKNEVTLIAKLQHKNLVRLLGCCLDGNELLLIYEYMPNKSLDLFLFDSTRGAQLDWKRRICIINGIARGLLYLHEDSRLRVIHRDLKTSNILLDHEMNPKISDFGMARIFGGNQNQANTNRVVGTYGYMAPEYAMEGVFSVKSDAFSFGVLLLEIVSGKKNSGFYHSEHGQSLLTYTWKLWCKGEALELMDPVLKQSCVGTELLKYIHIGLLCVQEDPARRPSMSSVVVMLANDTLTLPPPTQPPFSVGRMVASSGPFPISDSKICSINDITLSNVYPR, from the exons ATGAATGTGATCCTCGTCTTTGTTACCGCGCTAAGCGTTCAAATCAGCCTCACAAAGGCAGATGATAAGCCTACTTACATTTATCAAAATTGCCCCAGCACAAATTTTACTCCAAACAGCGCTTACCAATCCAACCTCAATCTCCTGCTCTCTACTCTTCGGTCTAACGCCACCCGCGGCAGCAGCGACAAATTTTCCAAAGGATTCTACAACACTACTACAGGCCATGAACCCAACAAGGTCTACGGTCTCTTTCTCTGTCGTGGTGATTTTGGTGCGGAAACCTGCCAAAATTGTGTCAGTGTTGCTACCTCAGATACAGCCCAACTCTGTCCTTTCGGAAAGGAGAATACAATTGGGTACGAAGAGTGCCTTTTACGTTATTCgaacatttctttcttttcagtCCTGGACACCTCGTTCAGACTCTCCCAATGGAATGTAGAAAATTCTCCAAGTAGGTCATTTGACCAGTTCGTGTGGAATTCGATGAACGAAACAGTAAATCAGGCTCTAAGTACTACCAAAATGTTTGCTAcggtaaagaaaaattatacaGCCTCTCAAACGCTATACAGCCTCGTTCAGTGCACGCCGGACTTGTCAAGGGATGACTGTAGCAGCTGTCTTCGTTTAGCTATTTCACCCTTGAACGGATGCTGTAGCATTAAGATAGGAGGAAGAGTGATGTATCCCAGTTGCAACTTCCGATATGAGCTGTACCAGTTTTATAATGATACGTCGAACGGGACACTGCCGCCTGTGTTTTTTTATCCGCCGTCTCCTGGTTCTTTAACAAGCTCTAGAG GAGGCAAAGGAAAGAAAGCAACATGGATTGCAATTGGCACAATTACACCAACAATTACTCTATTCATACTGTTgggttcttttttttggtgCAGGAGGAGAAGAAATAAAg CgaagaaagcaataaaaaaacaagaacTTTATACGAGAGAAGGTAGAATTGGGGATGACGAGTCAAACGATACATTAGGTGGAGAGGCGCAAGGGGAATCTCATCAAGAGTTCCCAATCTTCCCATTAG GTCTAGCACTCGAGGCTACAAACCATTTCTCTCATGAAAATAAGCTTGGAGAAGGTGGTTTCGGCCCTGTGTACAAG GGTATATTAGCGGACGGGAAGGAAATTGCAGTAAAGAGGCTCTCAAGATCCTCCGGCCAAGGGCGACAAGAGTTCAAGAATGAAGTTACTTTAATCGCCAAATTACAACACAAAAATCTTGTGAGACTACTGGGATGCTGTTTAGATGGAAATGAACTGCTGCTCATCTATGAATATATGCCCAACAAAAGCCTTGATCTCTTCCTTTTTG ATTCAACTAGGGGTGCACAATTGGATTGGAAAAGACGCATATGCATCATTAATGGAATTGCTCGAGGCCTTTTGTATTTGCACGAGGATTCTCGACTCAGGGTTATTCATCGAGATCTTAAAACTAGTAATATTTTGTTGGATCATGAGATGAACCCTAAGATATCAGACTTTGGGATGGCAAGAATCTTTGGTGGCAATCAAAATCAAGCTAATACTAATAGAGTTGTTGGAACATA TGGATATATGGCACCTGAATACGCAATGGAAGGAGTTTTTTCAGTAAAATCAGATGCTTTTAGTTTCGGAGTTCTTCTTCTAGAGATTGTAAGTGGAAAAAAGAACAGTGGATTTTATCATTCGGAACATGGTCAAAGCCTCCTTACATAT ACATGGAAATTATGGTGTAAAGGAGAAGCTCTGGAGCTGATGGATCCAGTACTCAAGCAGTCATGCGTGGGCACTGAACTTCtgaaatatatacatattggATTGTTGTGCGTTCAGGAAGACCCAGCCCGCAGACCTAGCATGTCATCTGTGGTTGTAATGTTGGCGAATGATACATTAACACTTCCTCCTCCAACCCAGCCTCCATTTTCTGTTGGCCGAATGGTTGCTAGTTCTGGTCCATTCCCTATTTCAGATTCTAAAATTTGCTCTATTAATGACATTACTCTTTCAAATGTGTATCCTCGTTGA
- the LOC102620421 gene encoding cysteine-rich receptor-like protein kinase 10 isoform X3, translating into MNVILVFVTALSVQISLTKADDKPTYIYQNCPSTNFTPNSAYQSNLNLLLSTLRSNATRGSSDKFSKGFYNTTTGHEPNKVYGLFLCRGDFGAETCQNCVSVATSDTAQLCPFGKENTIGYEECLLRYSNISFFSVLDTSFRLSQWNVENSPSRSFDQFVWNSMNETVNQALSTTKMFATVKKNYTASQTLYSLVQCTPDLSRDDCSSCLRLAISPLNGCCSIKIGGRVMYPSCNFRYELYQFYNDTSNGTLPPVFFYPPSPGSLTSSRGGKGKKATWIAIGTITPTITLFILLGSFFWCRRRRNKAKKAIKKQELYTREGRIGDDESNDTLGGEAQGESHQEFPIFPLGLALEATNHFSHENKLGEGGFGPVYKGILADGKEIAVKRLSRSSGQGRQEFKNEVTLIAKLQHKNLVRLLGCCLDGNELLLIYEYMPNKSLDLFLFDSTRGAQLDWKRRICIINGIARGLLYLHEDSRLRVIHRDLKTSNILLDHEMNPKISDFGMARIFGGNQNQANTNRVVGTYGYMAPEYAMEGVFSVKSDAFSFGVLLLEIVSGKKNSGFYHSEHGQSLLTYTWKLWCKGEALELMDPVLKQSCVGTELLKYIHIGLLCVQEDPARRPSMSSVVVMLANDTLTLPPPTQPPFSVGRMVASSGPFPISDSKICSINDITLSNVYPR; encoded by the exons ATGAATGTGATCCTCGTCTTTGTTACCGCGCTAAGCGTTCAAATCAGCCTCACAAAGGCAGATGATAAGCCTACTTACATTTATCAAAATTGCCCCAGCACAAATTTTACTCCAAACAGCGCTTACCAATCCAACCTCAATCTCCTGCTCTCTACTCTTCGGTCTAACGCCACCCGCGGCAGCAGCGACAAATTTTCCAAAGGATTCTACAACACTACTACAGGCCATGAACCCAACAAGGTCTACGGTCTCTTTCTCTGTCGTGGTGATTTTGGTGCGGAAACCTGCCAAAATTGTGTCAGTGTTGCTACCTCAGATACAGCCCAACTCTGTCCTTTCGGAAAGGAGAATACAATTGGGTACGAAGAGTGCCTTTTACGTTATTCgaacatttctttcttttcagtCCTGGACACCTCGTTCAGACTCTCCCAATGGAATGTAGAAAATTCTCCAAGTAGGTCATTTGACCAGTTCGTGTGGAATTCGATGAACGAAACAGTAAATCAGGCTCTAAGTACTACCAAAATGTTTGCTAcggtaaagaaaaattatacaGCCTCTCAAACGCTATACAGCCTCGTTCAGTGCACGCCGGACTTGTCAAGGGATGACTGTAGCAGCTGTCTTCGTTTAGCTATTTCACCCTTGAACGGATGCTGTAGCATTAAGATAGGAGGAAGAGTGATGTATCCCAGTTGCAACTTCCGATATGAGCTGTACCAGTTTTATAATGATACGTCGAACGGGACACTGCCGCCTGTGTTTTTTTATCCGCCGTCTCCTGGTTCTTTAACAAGCTCTAGAG GAGGCAAAGGAAAGAAAGCAACATGGATTGCAATTGGCACAATTACACCAACAATTACTCTATTCATACTGTTgggttcttttttttggtgCAGGAGGAGAAGAAATAAAg CgaagaaagcaataaaaaaacaagaacTTTATACGAGAGAAGGTAGAATTGGGGATGACGAGTCAAACGATACATTAGGTGGAGAGGCGCAAGGGGAATCTCATCAAGAGTTCCCAATCTTCCCATTAGGTCTAGCGCTCGAGGCTACAAACCATTTCTCTCATGAAAATAAGCTTGGAGAAGGTGGTTTCGGCCCTGTGTACAAG GGTATATTAGCGGACGGGAAGGAAATTGCAGTAAAGAGGCTCTCAAGATCCTCCGGCCAAGGGCGACAAGAGTTCAAGAATGAAGTTACTTTAATCGCCAAATTACAACACAAAAATCTTGTGAGACTACTGGGATGCTGTTTAGATGGAAATGAACTGCTGCTCATCTATGAATATATGCCCAACAAAAGCCTTGATCTCTTCCTTTTTG ATTCAACTAGGGGTGCACAATTGGATTGGAAAAGACGCATATGCATCATTAATGGAATTGCTCGAGGCCTTTTGTATTTGCACGAGGATTCTCGACTCAGGGTTATTCATCGAGATCTTAAAACTAGTAATATTTTGTTGGATCATGAGATGAACCCTAAGATATCAGACTTTGGGATGGCAAGAATCTTTGGTGGCAATCAAAATCAAGCTAATACTAATAGAGTTGTTGGAACATA TGGATATATGGCACCTGAATACGCAATGGAAGGAGTTTTTTCAGTAAAATCAGATGCTTTTAGTTTCGGAGTTCTTCTTCTAGAGATTGTAAGTGGAAAAAAGAACAGTGGATTTTATCATTCGGAACATGGTCAAAGCCTCCTTACATAT ACATGGAAATTATGGTGTAAAGGAGAAGCTCTGGAGCTGATGGATCCAGTACTCAAGCAGTCATGCGTGGGCACTGAACTTCtgaaatatatacatattggATTGTTGTGCGTTCAGGAAGACCCAGCCCGCAGACCTAGCATGTCATCTGTGGTTGTAATGTTGGCGAATGATACATTAACACTTCCTCCTCCAACCCAGCCTCCATTTTCTGTTGGCCGAATGGTTGCTAGTTCTGGTCCATTCCCTATTTCAGATTCTAAAATTTGCTCTATTAATGACATTACTCTTTCAAATGTGTATCCTCGTTGA